A window from Acipenser ruthenus chromosome 36, fAciRut3.2 maternal haplotype, whole genome shotgun sequence encodes these proteins:
- the LOC131706638 gene encoding lysophosphatidic acid receptor 1-A-like, which produces MEKHQCYYNETIEFFYNRSDKNISTVWKTKDYMVVSMGLTVCFVVMLANILVMTAIIINKRFHYPIYYLLGNLAAADLFAGISYMYLMFHTGPWTMKLDQKQWFLRQGLLDTSLTASVANLLAVAVERHQTIFTMQLHSKMTNQRVIFLIVSIWLVAILLGLIPSMGWNCVCDLKGCSSMAPLYSRSYLIFWGVLNLFTFTIMVGVYTHIFVYVKRKTLRMSQHTSHPKQKETVVNLMKTVTMILGAFVICWTPGLVILILDGVNCVSCKVLLYEKYFLVLAECNSLVNPIIYSYRDQEMRNTFKRILCYVCRRHRPCDDTPAVAFSTLRSENGNPHSHSNSLV; this is translated from the exons ATGGAGAAACATCAGTGCTACTACAATGAGACCATAGAGTTCTTCTACAACAGGAGCGACAAGAACATCAGCACTGTGTGGAAGACCAAAGACTACATGGTGGTCAGCATGGGGCTCACGGTGTGCTTCGTCGTCATGCTGGCCAACATCCTGGTCATGACGGCCATCATCATCAACAAACGCTTTCACTACCCCATCTACTACCTCCTGGGCAACCTCGCGGCCGCTGACCTCTTCGCAGGCATCTCCTACATGTACCTCATGTTCCACACGGGCCCCTGGACCATGAAGCTCGACCAGAAGCAGTGGTTCTTGCGCCAGGGCTTGCTGGACACCAGCCTCACGGCTTCCGTGGCCAACCTGCTGGCTGTGGCCGTGGAACGGCACCAGACTATCTTCACCATGCAGCTCCACAGCAAGATGACCAACCAGCGTGTCATCTTCCTGATCGTGTCCATCTGGCTGGTGGCGATCCTGTTGGGCCTCATCCCCAGCATGGGCTGGAACTGCGTGTGTGACCTGAAAGGCTGCTCCAGCATGGCCCCCCTCTACAGCCGCAGCTACCTGATCTTCTGGGGGGTGCTGAACCTGTTCACCTTCACCATCATGGTGGGGGTCTACACCCACATCTTCGTGTACGTAAAGAGGAAGACCCTGCGCATGTCCCAGCATACCTCTCACCCCAAGCAAAAGGAAACCGTCGTCAACCTCATGAAAACCGTCACCATGATCCTCG GTGCCTTTGTGATCTGCTGGACCCCTGGGCTGGTTATCCTCATTCTGGACGGGGTGAACTGCGTGAGCTGCAAAGTCCTGCTGTATGAGAAGTACTTCCTGGTGCTGGCGGAGTGTAACTCGCTGGTCAACCCCATCATCTACTCGTACCGCGACCAGGAGATGCGCAACACCTTCAAGCGCATCCTGTGCTACGTGTGTCGGCGCCACCGGCCCTGCGACGACACGCCCGCCGTGGCCTTCTCCACCCTGCGCTCCGAGAATGGGAACCCGCACTCCCACTCCAACTCCCTGGTGTGA